The Lolium rigidum isolate FL_2022 chromosome 1, APGP_CSIRO_Lrig_0.1, whole genome shotgun sequence region GCGAGCCCCTCACCAAGGTCAAGGCCGAGGGCATCACCTTCGGCAAGGTCGCCTGCCTCGCGCACTGCGCCGGCGCAAGGGTCCAGTCCTTCCGCGCAGACCAGACCACCATCCACGACTTCCGCGCGCACCTCAGGCGATGCGCGTCCTCGCAGGACTGCCACCTCATCTCATCCTACCACAGGAGGCCCTTCCAGCAGGTAGTAGTGTACCTGAATTATTATTATCTCCCTTCAGCAATTCATTCCCCCAAATCCCCTAATACACCGGATTAACACTGGTTGATGCAGACTGGTACTGGCCATTTCTCACCCATCGGGGGTTATCACGCCGGCCAAGACATGGCGCTCATCTTGGATGTCGCGCGATTCAAGTACCCTCCTCATTGGGTTCCACTGCCGCTGCTCTGGGAAGCCATGAACACCACTGATGAAGCTACTGGACTTCTCAGAGGGTACATTCCCTTCTAAATACTAGTCTCTATAAGATGCTGTTGAATGTACTAGTTAAGATTGCTAGTAGTATCTTGTCACCTCGTACCTCTTGGATTAAGCAACTGCATTTGGGCACTACTATtcatgtttgattttcatgtatTTTTGTGTGGCAGTTAAGTTTGCAACATGCCCTGTGAACTGAAATTCCATTTATTAGGCTATAGAGAATTGTTACTGCAGCGAGCTTCTCGATTTATCCACTTGCAGTTGTTCAGTTCTTTTCATTTTTGCCTTCCTAGTTGGCTCAAAATGCAAAAAGATCTTTGTGTTTCatctcatttcattgaaaaggtagACAGAGTTTGCTCTAGCTCCGCTACTTGACGTGCCTGCTCATTTTGGTTGTGATGTATTCTTATTACTAGTTTAGATGAATGATAGGACAATTGTAATTCTTATTTCTACCATGTATGTGTGTTGTTTCCGTTTTATTCCTTCCACTTTAAGATGATGGTTTCTTCATATTTGCTAGGTTCATGCTTGTCTCAAGGCACACTTCATCTCCTTCATTGCTCTACACAGTGGTAAATATGCCAATGCTTTGATGTACCAAATGCAAGTGGACACATTCAGCATTTTCTATTTTCTCATTGCTTCCAATTTTCTGCAGAGTTGTGGGGATGAAAGTTGGAAAAGCATGGCGAAGTATTGTGTGGAGGATGTGCCCAATCTTTTGAAGGATGAGAGTCTAAATGATGTTGCAACACTTCTGTCCCACCTAGTGGAATCTCTTCCGGCCAATGCTGGAGATTTGATCAAATGGGTTATTGAAGTTAGGAGAAAAGAGGAAGGTGAATCGTCCTTGAGCAAAGAGGAGAAAGAAAGGCTTGCTCTCAAGGtaagttccttttttgttttgcttttcttgtCCTGATTTACCATTTCCCACTTTCATAACACACAATATGATCTGTTCGTTTACAGGAAAAAGTACTACAGCAAGTACGTGATACTAAGCTTTTTAATGTAGTCCATGAGCTGCAGTATCCCAAGGGACCATGTTCTAGTTGCTCATCTTCAAGTGATGAAGATTCCCTCTCCCAGATTGCAGCCAATGTGTGCTGTCAAGGAGCTGCATTCCTATCTGGTAACCTTGTTTCTAGATATGGATTCTGCT contains the following coding sequences:
- the LOC124685443 gene encoding glutathione gamma-glutamylcysteinyltransferase 1 isoform X1, producing MEVASLYRRVLPSPPAVEFASAEGKRLFAEAMQGGTMEGFFNLISYFQTQSEPAFCGLASLSVVLNALAIDPGRTWKGPWRWFDESMLDCCEPLTKVKAEGITFGKVACLAHCAGARVQSFRADQTTIHDFRAHLRRCASSQDCHLISSYHRRPFQQTGTGHFSPIGGYHAGQDMALILDVARFKYPPHWVPLPLLWEAMNTTDEATGLLRGFMLVSRHTSSPSLLYTVSCGDESWKSMAKYCVEDVPNLLKDESLNDVATLLSHLVESLPANAGDLIKWVIEVRRKEEGESSLSKEEKERLALKEKVLQQVRDTKLFNVVHELQYPKGPCSSCSSSSDEDSLSQIAANVCCQGAAFLSGNLVSRYGFCCRETCIKCVEANGDGLKTVISGTVVSDGSEQGVDLLLPTSPSKTSLCNSNLKNKVVKYPSGADVLTVLLLVLHPNTWFGIKDEGVKAEFQNLVSTDNLPDLLKREILHLRRQIHYLTGCKGEEACQVPMPPSP
- the LOC124685443 gene encoding glutathione gamma-glutamylcysteinyltransferase 1 isoform X2; the protein is MEVASLYRRVLPSPPAVEFASAEGKRLFAEAMQGGTMEGFFNLISYFQTQSEPAFCGLASLSVVLNALAIDPGRTWKGPWRWFDESMLDCCEPLTKVKAEGITFGKVACLAHCAGARVQSFRADQTTIHDFRAHLRRCASSQDCHLISSYHRRPFQQTGTGHFSPIGGYHAGQDMALILDVARFKYPPHWVPLPLLWEAMNTTDEATGLLRGFMLVSRHTSSPSLLYTVSCGDESWKSMAKYCVEDVPNLLKDESLNDVATLLSHLVESLPANAGDLIKWVIEVRRKEEGESSLSKEEKERLALKEKVLQQVRDTKLFNVVHELQYPKGPCSSCSSSSDEDSLSQIAANVCCQGAAFLSGTVVSDGSEQGVDLLLPTSPSKTSLCNSNLKNKVVKYPSGADVLTVLLLVLHPNTWFGIKDEGVKAEFQNLVSTDNLPDLLKREILHLRRQIHYLTGCKGEEACQVPMPPSP